One Saccharomyces mikatae IFO 1815 strain IFO1815 genome assembly, chromosome: 16 genomic region harbors:
- the DPC25 gene encoding Dpc25p (similar to Saccharomyces cerevisiae YPL107W; ancestral locus Anc_8.591), whose amino-acid sequence MIRSHGWSLLNRFYPVRSFTRYSKVDMTFEGNTQDISTSAEERMTTVFGGRLKGEPPKSTSRVLTGGMRKIAGVQVPAKPQEPDNCCMSGCVNCVWEIYSEDLRDWKQRRKEAAENIEGTEEKWPKDWNPPLGLLNLENIPVELREKKLEVESRKAEQSHDLSAIRSLFPKRKGPLPKSVLAAKRKNTALRHKHEQEEGGAGQYMVELDADEGWEDIPVYVKAFAEFETKKRLQNIHRQEELKKRTALV is encoded by the coding sequence ATGATAAGAAGTCACGGATGGTCATTACTTAACAGATTCTATCCGGTTCGGAGTTTCACAAGATACTCTAAGGTTGATATGACTTTTGAAGGAAACACTCAGGATATATCTACTTCTGCCGAAGAGAGAATGACAACTGTGTTTGGGGGTCGCTTAAAGGGGGAGCCACCAAAGTCTACAAGTAGAGTGCTCACTGGCGGAATGAGGAAAATAGCAGGTGTCCAGGTACCAGCAAAACCGCAAGAACCAGATAACTGTTGCATGTCAGGATGTGTTAACTGTGTGTGGGAGATATATAGTGAGGATTTGAGGGACTggaaacaaagaagaaaagaggcAGCAGAAAACATCGAGGgaactgaagaaaaatggcCCAAAGACTGGAATCCGCCTTTGGGATTGTTGAATTTGGAAAACATCCCAGTGGAATTACGAGAAAAGAAGCTGGAAGTTGAAAGTAGGAAAGCAGAACAATCTCATGATTTGTCTGCTATCAGAAGCTTGTTCCCTAAGAGAAAAGGACCCCTGCCCAAAAGTGTATTAGCagccaaaagaaaaaatactgCTTTGAGACACAAACacgaacaagaagaagggGGAGCAGGTCAATATATGGTTGAGCTTGATGCAGATGAAGGCTGGGAAGATATCCCAGTTTACGTCAAAGCATTCGCCgaatttgaaacaaagaaaaggttaCAAAATATTCACCGACAGGAAGaactaaaaaagagaacAGCTTTAGTTTGA
- the GDE1 gene encoding glycerophosphocholine phosphodiesterase (similar to Saccharomyces cerevisiae GDE1 (YPL110C); ancestral locus Anc_8.599) produces MKFGKTFANHRIPEWSSQYVGYKSLKKMIKEITRLQEDMYRAQSKNNYDESGPPTKMRDSSNSAQNYLDSPKIQKLLGSIFFTIDRDIEKVDTFYNSQYAEYKKRFERLLSSNQFNEIKSTLATGGNEEDTAAQNLLTKDTREMNELLRGTSQVSRMIYHKDDLMEIQSILSELRKQFRNLKWYAELNKRAFNKILKKLDKKVGTSQQMSTMETRIMPLQFADDSLISKDLSLLKTIWEQVTLKVNAYENVVRSCSPNTNVNDNMEFFNIISVFIEEDDSKGLIRELINLYSELSLIPTRIMINVLNKAAVSESLACIDAILQVIPSLNDPEDINRRNFFHHHIITIGKLLGRQEVSDRKKKSQPFKYVNSKGKVETDLRTLHMILSVPIETDSVTEEEKSSASILSYILDKLPVHLRPCLFQHDNYKRTPLHYSCQYGLSEITALIIKLMKEWNVWSEVPIDDVSAFGDAESLTPLHLCVLGAHPRTTEVLLQSLNRNVKLKSSSLLHLATEWNNYSLLNVLLSSKKFDINYQDNELHETPLYLACRLNFFEATVCLLYNGADLEIREKLFGWTAVFVAAAEGFEDIVSLLIANDANFDIEDDGGWTPMEHAVLRGHLHVADMVQIKDELVTHPHSQINSGNENKESPNEEIDQRNVNGNVVNKGSLGKLAGPIKSYGHKFLDNNESLIIITLGSNDTRNKSPPISFKQEELAKIIGLEADCALSLIITCADSIEKSTVILDLPLEDNVDAVDFKVPFKDDYSHTLYFDIVPTYGTRSLERHNEVACQNNNNSHVMGRGVSMLNKSYSSVGVNRSVLNGNLTVPIIANHTLEIIGTLKFEYIIITPFEHPKLPLKRTETYWKSLVSTRVIGHRGLGKNNPNKSLQIGENTVESFIMAASLGASYVEFDVQLTKDNVPVVYHDFLVAETGVDIPMHELTLEQFLDLNNADKEHIQRGAGNPSRHVNGVELALPKNRRRSVDDSDVSTLRRAWDLHDVDPEERVNTSHWSNNRMRLTKTFKKNNFKGNARGHSIASSFVTLKELFKKIPANVGFNIECKFPMLDEAEEEELGQIMIEMNHWVDTVLKVVFDNANGRDIILSSFHPDICILLSLKQPVIPILFLTEGGSESMADLRASSLQNGIRFAKKWNLLGIVSAAAPILKAPRLVQVVKSNGLVCVTYGVDNNDPENASIQIEAGVDAVIVDSVLAIRRGLTKR; encoded by the coding sequence ATGAAGTTCGGCAAAACCTTCGCTAATCATCGAATTCCAGAGTGGTCAAGTCAATATGTTGGCTACAAAtcattaaagaaaatgataaaagaaattacaaGGCTTCAAGAGGACATGTACAGGGCTCAAAGTAAGAATAACTATGATGAAAGTGGACCGCCAACAAAAATGAGGGACTCATCTAATAGCGCTCAAAACTATTTAGATTCTCCAAAAATCCAAAAGTTATTAGGgtcaattttctttactatCGATAGggatattgaaaaagtagATACATTTTACAATTCTCAATATGCGGaatataagaaaagatttgaaagattGCTTTCATCTAATCAATTTaatgaaataaaatcaaCCTTAGCAACGGGCGGTAACGAGGAAGATACAGCAGCGCAAAACTTGCTTACAAAAGATACGAGAGAAATGAATGAGCTTCTAAGAGGAACCAGTCAAGTTAGCAGGATGATTTATCATAAAGATGATTTAATGGAAATTCAATCTATTTTATCTGAGTTAAGGAAACAATTTAGAAATTTGAAGTGGTATGCTGaattaaataaaagagcTTTCAATaagattttaaagaaattagatAAAAAAGTTGGTACCAGCCAGCAGATGTCAACCATGGAAACTAGAATCATGCCATTGCAATTTGCTGATGATTCTCTGATAAGTAAAGATTTAAGTTTACTCAAAACCATCTGGGAACAAGTGACATTAAAAGTAAATGCTTATGAAAATGTGGTAAGGAGTTGCTCACCTAATACAAatgttaatgataatatggagttttttaatattatttctgttttcatagaagaagatgatagCAAAGGATTGATTAGAGAGCTAATAAACCTATATTCGGAATTGTCTTTAATTCCAACAAGAATTATGATTAATGTTTTAAATAAGGCGGCAGTATCTGAATCTCTGGCATGCATTGATGCTATTTTACAGGTTATTCCGTCTTTAAATGATCCAGAAGATATTaacagaagaaatttctttcaccatcatattattactattggCAAGTTACTTGGAAGACAGGAAGTATCtgatagaaaaaagaagtcaCAACCTTTTAAATACGTCAATAGTAAGGGAAAGGTTGAAACAGATTTAAGGACTCTACACATGATATTATCAGTTCCAATAGAAACGGATAGTGTTacagaggaagaaaaaagctcGGCTTCTATACTTTCTTATATTTTAGACAAGTTACCAGTTCATTTAAGGCCGTGCCTTTTCCAACATGATAACTATAAAAGAACGCCCTTGCATTATTCTTGCCAATATGGCTTATCTGAAATTACGGCATTGATTATCAAACTAATGAAGGAATGGAATGTCTGGAGTGAAGTTCCCATTGATGATGTTTCCGCATTTGGAGATGCAGAATCGTTGACACCTTTACATCTATGTGTGTTGGGTGCTCATCCCAGGACTACTGAAGTTTTGTTGCAATCATTGAATCGAAACGTGAAGTTGAAAAGTTCAAGCTTGTTACATTTGGCCACTGAATGGAATAACTATTCTCTTTTAAATGTTCTTCTGTCTTCGAAAAAGTTTGATATAAATTATCAAGACAATGAATTACACGAAACGCCTCTATATCTCGCTTGCAGATTGAacttttttgaagcaaCTGTGTGTTTACTTTATAATGGAGCTGACCTTGAAATAAGggaaaaactttttggcTGGACAGCCGTTTTTGTTGCGGCAGCTGAAGGGTTTGAGGACATTGTCAGCCTTTTGATAGCAAATGATGCgaattttgatattgaagatgatggTGGATGGACACCAATGGAACATGCGGTACTACGTGGTCATTTACATGTTGCTGATATGGTTCAAATCAAAGACGAATTAGTCACACATCCTCATTCACAAATAAACAGTGGTAACGAAAATAAAGAATCTCCAAACGAGGAAATAGATCAAAGGAATGTAAATGGAAACGTGGTAAATAAAGGATCCCTAGGAAAACTGGCTGGGCCAATAAAGTCATATGGGCATAAGTTCTTAGATAATAATGAatcattaataataataacattGGGAAGTAACGACACAAGAAACAAAAGCCCTCCGATTTCGTTTAAACAAGAGGAACTGGCAAAAATCATTGGTTTGGAAGCCGATTGTGCGTTATCATTAATAATCACATGCGCGGATTCAATTGAGAAATCCACTGTGATATTGGATTTACCACTAGAAGACAACGTGGACGCAGTGGACTTCAAAGTACCTTTTAAAGATGATTATTCTCACACAttatattttgatattgTACCAACATACGGAACACGCTCGTTAGAAAGACATAATGAAGTAGCTTGCCagaataacaataatagcCACGTAATGGGGAGGGGCGTTTCAATGTTGAATAAGTCGTACAGTTCGGTAGGGGTCAATAGAAGTGTATTAAATGGTAACTTAACGGTCCCTATCATTGCCAATCATACATTGGAAATAATTGGGACGTTGAAATTTGAGTATATTATAATAACACCATTTGAACATCCAAAACTGCCCctaaaaagaacagaaacGTACTGGAAATCCTTGGTGTCCACACGTGTTATAGGACATAGAGGTTTGGGTAAAAATAATCCCAATAAATCATTGCAAATTGGAGAGAATACAGTAGAGTCTTTCATCATGGCAGCGTCATTAGGAGCATCTTAtgtggagtttgatgttCAGTTAACAAAGGATAATGTGCCAGTAGTGTATCATGATTTTCTAGTGGCTGAAACAGGGGTTGACATCCCCATGCATGAATTAACACTGGAACAGTTTTTAGACTTAAATAATGCGGATAAAGAGCACATTCAACGTGGAGCAGGTAACCCATCTCGTCATGTTAACGGTGTAGAGTTAGCATTACCTAAGAATAGGAGGCGTTCGGTTGATGATTCTGACGTCAGTACATTAAGGAGAGCTTGGGATTTGCATGATGTTGACCCAGAGGAGAGGGTCAATACTTCTCATTGGTCTAACAATCGAATGAGGTTAACTAAGACtttcaagaagaataatttCAAGGGGAATGCTAGAGGACATTCTATAGCTTCATCATTTGTTACCTTAAAAGAActattcaagaaaatccCGGCTAACGTTGGATTCAACATAGAATGTAAGTTCCCCATGCTTGATGAAGCCGAAGAGGAAGAATTGGGGCAAATAATGATAGAGATGAACCATTGGGTGGATACTGTGCTGAAAGTGGTTTTTGACAATGCAAATGGGAGGGATATTATCTTGTCGTCTTTCCATCCAGACATTTGCATCCTGCTTTCGTTGAAGCAACCAGTGATTCCTATATTGTTCTTGACGGAGGGTGGTAGTGAGTCGATGGCAGATTTAAGAGCGTCATCTTTGCAAAATGGTATAAGATTTGCCAAGAAGTGGAATTTGTTGGGTATTGTATCAGCGGCAGCGCCTATCTTGAAGGCGCCACGGTTAGTGCAAGTGGTTAAGTCCAATGGGTTGGTATGTGTCACTTATGGTGTGGACAACAACGACCCCGAGAATGCCAGTATCCAAATCGAAGCTGGTGTGGATGCAGTTATTGTGGATAGTGTGTTGGCGATTAGACGGGGGCTAACCaaaagataa
- the SSE1 gene encoding adenyl-nucleotide exchange factor SSE1 (similar to Saccharomyces cerevisiae SSE2 (YBR169C) and SSE1 (YPL106C); ancestral locus Anc_8.590) — protein MSTPFGLDLGNNNSVLAVARNRGIDVVVNEVSNRSTPSVVGFGPKNRYLGETGKNKQTSNIKNTVANLKRIIGLDYNHPDFKQESKHFTTKLVELDDKKTGAEVRFAGEKHVFSATQLAAMFIDKVKDTVKQETKANITDVCIAVPPWYTEEQRYNVADAARIAGLNPVRIVNDVTAAGVSYGIFKTDLPEGEEKPRIVAFVDIGHSSYTCSIMAFKKGQLKVLGTACDKHFGGRDFDLAITEHFADEFKTKYKIDIRENPKAYNRILTAAEKLKKVLSANTNAPFSVESVMNDVDVSSQLSREELEELVKPLLERVTEPVTKALAQANLTADEVDFVEIIGGTTRIPTLKQSISEAFGKPLSTTLNQDEAIAKGAAFICAIHSPTLRVRPFKFEDIHPYSVSYSWDKQVEDEDHMEVFPAGSTFPSTKLITLNRTGDFSMAASYTDITQLPANTPEQIANWEVTGVQLPEGQDSVPVKLKLRCDPSGLHTIEEAYTIEDIEVEEPIPLPEDAPEDAEQEFKKVTKTVKKDDLTIVAHTFGLEAKKLNELIEKENEMIAQDKLVAETEDRKNTLEEYIYTLRGKLDEEYASFASDAEKTKLQGMLSKAEEWLYDEGFDSIKAKYIAKYEELASLGNIIRGRYLAKEEEKKQAIRSKQEASQMAAMAEKLAAQRKAEAEKKDEKKDTEGDVNMD, from the coding sequence ATGAGTACTCCATTTGGTTTAGATTTAGGTAACAATAACTCTGTCTTGGCTGTTGCTAGAAACAGAGGTATTGACGTTGTAGTTAATGAAGTCTCCAATCGTTCTACTCCATCTGTCGTTGGTTTCGGGCCAAAGAACAGATACTTGGGTGAAACTGGTAAGAACAAGCAAACTTCAAATATCAAGAATACAGTTGCTAACTTGAAGAGAATTATCGGTTTGGATTATAACCATCCAGATTTCAAACAAGAATCTAAGCACTTTACCACCAAGTTGGTTGAATTAGACGACAAGAAGACTGGTGCTGAGGTTAGATTTGCTGGTGAGAAACATGTTTTCTCTGCTACTCAATTAGCTGCCATGTTTATCGACAAGGTCAAGGACACTGTCAAGCAAGAGACCAAAGCCAACATCACCGATGTCTGTATTGCTGTTCCACCTTGGTACACTGAAGAACAACGTTACAACGTTGCTGATGCTGCTAGAATTGCTGGCTTAAACCCTGTCAGGATCGTCAACGATGTTACTGCTGCAGGTGTTTCTTATGgtattttcaaaactgaTTTACCAgaaggtgaagaaaaaccaaGAATTGTTGCCTTTGTTGATATTGGACACTCTTCCTACACCTGTTCTATCATGGCTTTCAAGAAAGGTCAATTGAAGGTCTTGGGTACTGCCTGTGACAAGCATTTCGGTGGTAGAGATTTTGATTTGGCTATTACTGAACATTTTGCTGATGAATTTAAGACCAAGTACAAGATTGACATCAGAGAAAATCCAAAGGCTTACAACAGAATCTTAACTGCTGCCgaaaagttgaagaaagttttgTCTGCTAATACTAATGCACCATTCTCTGTTGAATCCGTCATGAACGATGTCGATGTTTCTTCCCAATTGTCCCGTGAagaattggaagaattggTCAAACCATTATTAGAACGTGTTACTGAACCAGTCACTAAAGCTCTAGCTCAGGCCAATTTAACTGCTGACGAAGTTGATTTTGTCGAAATTATCGGTGGTACTACTCGTATCCCAACCTTGAAACAATCAATTTCTGAAGCATTTGGTAAGCCATTATCTACTACTTTGAACCAAGATGAAGCCATTGCTAAGGGTGCCGCTTTCATCTGTGCTATTCATTCTCCAACTCTTAGAGTTAGACCATTCAAGTTTGAGGATATCCATCCTTACTCCGTTTCTTACTCTTGGGACAAACAAGTTGAAGATGAGGACCATATGGAAGTTTTCCCAGCAGGCTCAACCTTCCCATCTACGAAATTGATCACTTTGAATCGTACCGGGGACTTCTCAATGGCTGCCAGCTACACCGACATCACACAATTGCCAGCAAACACACCAGAGCAAATCGCTAACTGGGAAGTTACTGGTGTTCAATTACCTGAAGGTCAGGACTCTGTTCCAGTTAAGTTAAAATTGAGATGCGACCCATCTGGTCTACACACAATTGAAGAAGCCTACACTATCGAAGATATTGAAGTTGAAGAACCTATTCCATTACCAGAAGATGCTCCAGAAGATGCTGAACAAGAATTCAAGAAGGTTACAAAGACTgtgaaaaaagatgatttGACTATCGTCGCACACACTTTCGGTCTAGAGGCTAAGAAGTTAAATGaattgattgaaaaagaaaatgaaatgatTGCCCAAGATAAGTTAGTGGCTGAGACTGAAGACCGTAAGAATACTCTTGAAGAGTATATTTACACGCTACGTGGTAAGTTGGATGAAGAGTATGCTTCTTTTGCTTCCGATGCTGAAAAGACCAAATTGCAAGGCATGTTAAGCAAAGCTGAAGAGTGGTTATACGACGAAGGTTTCGATTCCATTAAAGCTAAGTACATTGCTAAATACGAAGAATTGGCTTCTCTAGGTAACATTATCAGAGGTAGGTATTTGGctaaggaagaagaaaagaagcagGCTATAAGATCCAAACAAGAAGCTTCTCAAATGGCTGCTATGGCTGAAAAGTTGGCTGCTCAAAGGAAGGCAGAAgctgaaaagaaggatgaaaagaaggataCCGAAGGTGATGTCAACATGGACTAA
- the CAR1 gene encoding arginase (similar to Saccharomyces cerevisiae CAR1 (YPL111W); ancestral locus Anc_8.600) yields MQTVPHYNYNKNRELSIVLAPFSGGQGKLGVEKGPKYLLKHGLQASIEELGWSTELVPSMDEAQYVGKLKMERDSTTGGSSVMMDGIKAKRADMVGEATKLVYDSVSKVAQADRFPLTLGGDHSISLGSVSAVLDKYPDAGLLWIDAHADINTIESTPSGNLHGCPVSFLLGLNKDIPHCPESLKWVPGNLSPKKIAYIGLRDVDAGEKKILKELGIASFSMYHVDKYGINAVIEMAMKAVHPDTNGEGPIMCSYDVDAIDPLYIPATGTPVRGGLTLREGLFLVERLAESGNLIALDIVECNPDLAIHDIHVSNTISAGCAIARCALGETLL; encoded by the coding sequence ATGCAAACTGTTCCTCACTATAACTACAACAAAAATCGTGAATTATCCATAGTCTTGGCTCCTTTCAGTGGCGGTCAGGGTAAACTCGGTGTCGAGAAGGGTCCTAAATACTTGCTCAAGCATGGCCTTCAAGCAAGCATAGAAGAATTAGGTTGGTCTACAGAGTTAGTACCTTCCATGGATGAGGCACAATATGTGGGcaaattaaaaatggaGAGGGACTCAACAACTGGCGGGTCCTCCGTAATGATGGATGGTATCAAGGCCAAGAGGGCTGATATGGTCGGTGAAGCTACCAAGTTGGTCTACGATTCGGTGTCGAAAGTAGCCCAGGCGGACAGATTCCCTCTGACCTTGGGTGGTGATCATTCCATTTCTTTGGGTTCTGTCTCCGCGGTTTTGGACAAATACCCTGATGCTGGCCTATTATGGATAGACGCTCACGCCGATATAAACACCATAGAGTCCACACCTTCTGGAAACTTGCACGGTTGTCCCGTGTCATTCCTTCTGGGCTTGAATAAAGACATTCCACATTGTCCCGAGTCCTTGAAATGGGTTCCTGGTAACTTGAGCCCAAAGAAAATCGCCTACATTGGGTTGAGAGATGTTGACGCAggggaaaagaaaatcttgaaagAGTTAGGTATTGCTTCCTTTTCCATGTACCATGTGGACAAATATGGTATTAACGCTGTCATCGAAATGGCCATGAAAGCCGTGCACCCCGACACAAACGGTGAAGGCCCTATCATGTGTTCTTATGACGTCGATGCTATAGATCCATTATACATTCCTGCTACTGGCACCCCAGTAAGAGGTGGGTTGACTTTGAGAGAGGGTCTTTTCTTAGTCGAAAGGTTGGCAGAATCTGGTAATCTAATTGCCCTAGACATCGTTGAATGTAACCCTGATCTTGCCATTCACGATATTCATGTTTCAAATACTATCTCTGCAGGTTGCGCCATTGCGAGATGTGCATTGGGTGAAACCTTATTGTAG
- the SMKI16G0688 gene encoding uncharacterized protein (similar to Saccharomyces cerevisiae YOL014W), with translation MPNSKSSSTPTFSAPLPSNVSSLLYCGSMGAINLNMSTMAAVNYWACGTGYESALLTSTKKAPETTFSANMPTSSNSILDCGYSSVINLTENNRSAVDYWNCGRTYARDYALSDALSLKPTNVLQYFIFALFIACIIL, from the coding sequence ATGCCcaattcaaaaagttcatcTACACCTACATTTTCCGCACCTTTACCATCAAATGTGTCCTCCCTATTGTATTGTGGTAGCATGGGGGCTATAAATCTGAACATGTCCACTATGGCAGCAGTAAATTATTGGGCGTGTGGTACAGGATATGAATCGGCATTATTAACATCGACTAAGAAGGCTCCAGAGACCACATTCTCAGCTAACATGCCAACTTCTTCGAATAGTATTTTGGATTGTGGCTATTCTTCCGTTATTAACCTAACCGAGAATAACAGGTCGGCTGTAGATTATTGGAATTGTGGCAGAACATATGCTAGAGATTATGCTTTGTCTGATGCTCTCTCACTAAAGCCAACCAATGTGTTACAGTACTTTATATTTGCACTATTTATCGCCTGTATTATTCTATGA
- the SMKI16G0720 gene encoding uncharacterized protein (similar to Saccharomyces cerevisiae YPL108W; ancestral locus Anc_8.594), which yields MVEKSCSTGFRKPHGEKDQSVTKPISLDGRTGEVIVRKSTGKTKIRKGQTEEEYVQQLRHYLQVEKGPVRTEVGWMNEVDPLAEIRDGKYEISNKHQRQVLSGFCHRLFYQRKYEECLNLSNYLLGLFEPFNVKNKMKRELEELKYMIEQCHGQVL from the coding sequence ATGGTGGAGAAGTCCTGTAGTACAGGATTTAGAAAGCCTCATGGCGAAAAGGACCAATCGGTGACCAAACCGATCTCTTTAGATGGCAGAACAGGTGAAGTAATCGTTAGAAAATCAACAGGAAAAACCAAAATACGTAAAGGtcaaacagaagaagagtaCGTACAGCAGTTAAGGCACTACCTTCAAGTCGAAAAGGGCCCTGTGCGGACAGAGGTTGGATGGATGAATGAAGTAGATCCTTTGGCTGAGATACGAGATGGCAAGTACGAGATCTCCAATAAGCATCAACGACAAGTGCTTAGTGGTTTCTGCCATCGTCTGTTTTACCAACGCAAGTATGAAGAGTGCCTTAACCTTAGCAACTACTTGTTGGGACTCTTTGAACCGTTTAATGTGAAGAATAAGATGAAAAGGGAGCTCGAAGAGTTAAAATATATGATTGAGCAGTGTCATGGACAGGTGTTATAA
- the CQD1 gene encoding Cqd1p (similar to Saccharomyces cerevisiae YPL109C; ancestral locus Anc_8.598), with protein MAFLRFAYKNSWRYYSQSTRRLYKIPIRRVILPTTIALYLTDKSVSKQCSAIYNDSLKPDPKGDTFEMGLYISSENELQEKLKTFRSTKVTESPNKIMRFLRIFWFGFNDNVIEPVCTILRFLEISAIFLPLLLLYPISWFGYKLKVTDTNITETRGSLIWCQLLRKALELAGPSFIKLGQWAGSRTDIFSHALCHELGKLHSNVSAHSLRFTLKKLSQALKVDKIEDAFDEFNCAPIGVGSIAQVYVGELSQNYIDKYDNIQIGKDGNRWCAIKILHPNVRSQIRRDLKIMKFFAAAINWIPTMEWLSLPSEVDQFSILMNIQLDLRIEALNLEKFNENFKNSIQVKFPKPFLSLSNRDVMFEEHVYGLSMEKFLSTKNELDDVELCKKVSDPFVDAFLQMLILDDFVHADLHPGNVIIRFVKTNKYGTNIISSELESFRITRALRTKIEEEQDQDFVGELKSILTNYTPQICFIDTGIITELNEKNRINFIALFNALARFDGYRAGELMIERSRTPETAIDKELFAFKVEKLVDKVKQRTFTLGTVSIGDLLDQMLSMVRSHHVRMESDFVSVVVAILLLEGIGRQLDPNLDLFESSLPILREFGFKREAKSLLKDASTFSMLKIWVGLEVRQLMHLSMKQIYDLVRTDQLCPNY; from the exons ATGGCATTCCTAAGATTCGCTTATAAAAACTCCTGGCGATACTACAGTCAATCCACACGGCGTTTGTATAAAATACCTATAAGAAGAGTTATATTACCTACAACGATTGCTTTGTACCTGACAGACAAATCAGTCTCAAAACAATGTAGTGCCATATATAATGACTCATTAAAACCAGATCCCAAGGGTGATACTTTCGAAATGGGTCTCTACATTTCTTCTGAGAATGAATTGCAGGAAAAGCTCAAAACTTTCAGGTCTACGAAGGTCACTGAATCACCCAATAAAATAATGAGATTTCTAAgaattttttggtttggTTTCAATGACAATGTTATCGAACCTGTATGCACtattttgagatttttaGAGATCTCTGCCATTTTTTTACCCCTTTTGTTACTGTACCCCATATCTTGGTTCGGTTATAAACTTAAAGTTACTGACACCAATATAACTGAGACCCGAGGTTCATTGATTTGGTGTCAATTGCTACGTAAGGCATTGGAATTAGCTGGTCCAAGTTTTATTAAACTTGGACAATGGGCAGGATCGAGAACAGATATATTCTCTCACGCCTTGTGTCATGAATTAGGTAAATTGCATAGCAATGTATCGGCTCACTCTCTAAGATTCACTCTTAAAAAGCTTTCCCAAGCATTAAAGGTGgacaaaattgaagatgcttttgatgaatttaATTGTGCGCCAATCGGAGTTGGGTCCATCGCTCAAGTTTACGTGGGTGAACTATCTCAGAACTACATTGACaaatatgataatatacaaATCGGTAAGGACGGTAATCGTTGGTGTGCAATCAAGATTTTACATCCAAATGTAAGATCTCAGATTCGGagagatttgaaaataatgaaattctTTGCTGCCGCAATTAACTGGATCCCGACCATGGAATGGTTGTCTTTACCTAGCGAAGTCGATCAGTTTTCCATACTAATGAACATTCAATTGGATCTAAGGATCGAGGCTTTGAACCTAGAGAAATTCAATgagaatttcaaaaattctattCAAGTGAAATTTCCTAAaccatttctttccttATCAAATAGAGATGTTATGTTTGAAGAGCATGTATATGGTCTTTCTATGGAAAAGTTTCTATCTACAAAAAATGAGCTTGACGACGTTGAACTTTGTAAGAAGGTTAGCGATCCTTTCGTCGACGCATTTTTACAAATGTTAATTCTTGACGATTTTGTTCATGCAGACTTGCATCCCGGTAATGTTATAATCAGATTTGTCAAGACAAACAAATACGGGACAAATATCATATCCTCCGAACTTGAGTCGTTCCGGATAACACGTGCATTAAGGACAaagattgaagaagaacaggATCAGGACTTTGTAGGTGAACTGAAGTCTATACTGACTAATTATACGCCCCAAATATGTTTCATCGATACAGGAATAATCACAgaattgaatgaaaagaacagaatTAATTTCATCGCCCTTTTTAACGCCTTGGCACGATTCGATGGTTATAGAGCTGGTGAGTTGATGATTGAAAGGTCAAGGACTCCAGAAACAGCCATTGATAAGGAATTATTTGCGTTTAAAGTAGAAAAGTTAGTTGACAAAGTTAAACAAAGAACGTTTACATTAGGAACTGTATCAATTGGTGATTTGCTCGATCAGATGTTAAGTATGGTGAGATCCCATCATGTCAGAATGGAATCTGACTTTGTTTCCGTGGTAGTGGCTATTTTACTCTTAGAGGGTATTGGACGACAATTAGATCCAAATTTGGACTTATTCGAAAG TTCGCTACCCATATTACGTGAGTTTGGGTTTAAGCGAGAAGCCAAAAGTCTCCTGAAAGATGCAAGCACATTCTCGATGCTCAAGATATGGGTTGGTTTGGAAGTGCGTCAATTAATGCATCTGTCCATGAAACAAATATATGATCTTGTTAGAACCGACCAATTGTGCCCTAATTattaa